One genomic window of Streptomonospora nanhaiensis includes the following:
- a CDS encoding LysR family transcriptional regulator encodes MHFGRAAGRLYAAQQSVSRDIRRLERDLGVHLFTRSTRAVGLTPAGERLLPRARRLLALHDELVADASAQRRPLLVDINNPGATAGTVLNEARRMAPEAELMARFHGGLTASAEEILAHRLDVAFGRVAGLEPRVRSWLRQVPVRLEPLGLMLVEDHPLAACERIALPALAGRHRVDAMMGSPETAEWTDLGRRLLAERGIGMAPPRTRPTGAEEMALYIRRHRDPVLVSMQLPPVPGTVVRPLVDPVPLSLVSMVFDSALRHPGLDALLRAAEKLAAAEDWMHRPAGAWLPAEDAALLPE; translated from the coding sequence TTGCATTTCGGCCGGGCGGCCGGGCGCCTCTACGCGGCGCAGCAGTCCGTCAGCCGCGACATCAGACGCCTGGAGCGCGACCTGGGCGTGCACCTGTTCACCCGCAGCACGCGCGCGGTGGGGCTCACACCGGCCGGGGAGCGCCTGCTGCCGCGCGCCCGCCGGCTGCTGGCGCTGCACGACGAACTGGTGGCCGACGCCAGCGCCCAGCGCCGCCCGCTGCTGGTGGACATCAACAACCCCGGGGCCACGGCCGGCACGGTGCTCAACGAGGCGCGGCGCATGGCGCCCGAGGCCGAGCTGATGGCGCGCTTCCACGGCGGGCTGACCGCCAGCGCCGAGGAGATCCTGGCCCACCGCCTCGACGTCGCCTTCGGCCGGGTCGCCGGGCTGGAGCCGCGGGTGCGCAGCTGGCTGCGCCAGGTTCCGGTGCGCCTGGAGCCGCTGGGGCTGATGCTGGTGGAGGACCACCCGCTGGCGGCCTGCGAGCGCATCGCGCTGCCCGCCCTGGCCGGGCGCCACCGCGTCGACGCCATGATGGGCAGCCCCGAGACCGCCGAGTGGACCGACCTGGGCCGGCGGCTGCTGGCCGAGCGCGGCATCGGCATGGCCCCGCCGCGCACCCGGCCCACCGGCGCCGAGGAGATGGCGCTCTACATCCGCCGCCACCGCGACCCCGTGCTGGTGAGCATGCAGCTGCCGCCGGTGCCCGGAACCGTGGTGCGCCCGCTGGTGGACCCGGTGCCGCTGAGCCTGGTCAGCATGGTCTTCGACAGCGCGCTGCGCCACCCCGGGCTCGACGCGCTGCTGCGGGCCGCCGAGAAGCTGGCCGCGGCCGAGGACTGGATGCACCGCCCCGCCGGCGCGTGGCTGCCCGCCGAGGACGCCGCGCTGCTGCCCGAGTGA
- a CDS encoding TM0106 family RecB-like putative nuclease produces the protein MFRNETGLVVSPTDLVDAMECEHRSALRHALACDLPGAPAPSELDPLIAQHGEAHERAELERLRGLFGDDVVAVPDPAPTHEAMRAAARATAEAMRAGAAVVYQGCFYEPLEEGVSFHGRADFLISTAVDPATGARRTPGPSGYEPWDTKLARRPGPSAVLQLTAYADALSRLAPEPPEHMHLLTGDRAVHTHRVAEFAPVLSGVRARLLERLRRPARLPDPLWGEPRPACEGCGYAAQCAAGRAEARHLSLVAGLRTDQARRLAESGIATIDALAGAGEDDRPPAMPRHSFRRLRDQAALQVRQDATRTAADPQGTVIAEVYAPEGLAGLPAPSPGDVFFDMEGYPYFDGADGRGLEYLFGAVTLDGDGGTEEFHAFWAHDRAAEKRAFEDFVDFVCARIDTDPGAHVYHYASYEADRLKLLAAAFATRESEVDELLRHRRLVDLFTAVKKSLRVSQRSYSIKYLEPLYLGGARSGEVTTATSSIDAYADYLAAAEAGDTERADKVLRAIADYNRDDCVSTARLRAWLEDLRTENGITARPTAQGELSAEAADEAAAERRRRREEQEARLRALTDPLLEGVPEDPAERTPDQRARALLAALAGYYRREENPSWWDYFRRVSAPMEELEADNDCLVPVRARVGDWQEPTGRQRKMRREIELRADPARPHPFTTGDSVRLLYPGAPGQEADTVDAAVESATADRLTLVETSAPGQTYARAPAAVLPGAPVRSSPKDTALWTLAGAALADLPRLPATAGIDVLRRTPPRTRTGAPLPDPADHGGDLVAAAIAAVDALDGSYLAVQGPPGAGKTYLAARLITHLVGQGRTVGVCSTSHKAVENVLASAVQAARIAGLDLPCAKRPAKKPDPKAAWDQPKSPKELAAWRAARPDGHLVGGTAWNFANEAMTADPLDVLIIDEAGQFALADTLAVSAAARDLVLLGDPQQLPQVVQGAHAPGAASSALEHLVGGAEIIDPALGYFLDQTRRMHPAVCAPVSHLSYRGRLTAHPVAAERAMSGVEPGLYALPVAHTGRATHSPEEVAAVVDAAARLVGRSYREPGATAPREITGEDILVVAPYNLQVRALRQALEQAGLGEVRVGTVDRFQGQEAPAVICSMTVSSALDAPRGLDFVLSRNRLNVALSRAQTVAVLVYSPRLAASAPRSVAELRVLAGFAGLCERARPWPAAR, from the coding sequence GTGTTTCGCAACGAGACGGGACTGGTGGTCTCGCCCACCGACCTCGTCGACGCCATGGAGTGCGAGCACCGCAGCGCCCTGCGCCACGCCCTGGCCTGCGACCTCCCCGGCGCGCCCGCGCCCAGCGAACTGGACCCCCTGATCGCCCAGCACGGCGAGGCCCACGAGCGGGCCGAACTGGAGCGGCTGCGCGGCCTGTTCGGCGACGACGTCGTGGCCGTGCCCGACCCCGCGCCCACCCACGAGGCCATGCGCGCCGCCGCCCGGGCCACCGCCGAGGCGATGCGCGCCGGCGCCGCCGTCGTCTACCAGGGCTGCTTCTACGAGCCGCTGGAGGAGGGCGTCTCCTTCCACGGCCGCGCCGACTTCCTCATCAGCACCGCCGTGGACCCCGCCACCGGCGCCCGCCGCACCCCGGGCCCCTCCGGCTACGAGCCCTGGGACACCAAGCTCGCCCGCCGCCCCGGCCCCTCAGCGGTCCTCCAGCTCACCGCCTACGCCGACGCGCTCTCCCGCCTGGCCCCCGAGCCGCCCGAGCACATGCACCTGCTCACCGGCGACCGCGCCGTGCACACCCACCGCGTCGCCGAGTTCGCCCCCGTCCTGTCCGGGGTGCGCGCCCGCCTGCTGGAGCGGCTGCGCCGCCCCGCCCGCCTGCCCGACCCCCTGTGGGGCGAGCCCCGCCCGGCCTGCGAGGGCTGCGGCTACGCCGCCCAGTGCGCCGCCGGCCGCGCCGAGGCCCGCCACCTGTCCCTGGTGGCCGGGCTGCGCACCGACCAGGCCCGCCGCCTCGCCGAGTCGGGGATCGCCACCATCGACGCCCTGGCCGGCGCCGGCGAGGACGACCGCCCGCCCGCCATGCCGCGCCACTCCTTCCGGCGGCTGCGCGACCAGGCCGCCCTCCAGGTGCGCCAGGACGCCACCCGCACCGCCGCCGACCCCCAGGGCACCGTCATCGCCGAGGTCTACGCCCCCGAGGGCCTGGCCGGCCTGCCCGCCCCCAGCCCCGGCGACGTCTTCTTCGACATGGAGGGCTACCCCTACTTCGACGGCGCCGACGGCCGCGGCCTGGAGTACCTGTTCGGCGCGGTCACCCTCGACGGCGACGGCGGCACCGAGGAGTTCCACGCCTTCTGGGCCCACGACCGCGCCGCCGAGAAGCGCGCCTTCGAGGACTTCGTGGACTTCGTGTGCGCCCGCATCGACACCGACCCCGGCGCCCACGTCTACCACTACGCCTCCTACGAGGCCGACCGCCTCAAGCTGCTGGCCGCCGCCTTCGCCACCCGCGAGAGCGAGGTCGACGAGCTGCTGCGCCACCGCCGCCTGGTCGACCTGTTCACCGCCGTCAAGAAGAGCCTGCGGGTCTCCCAGCGCTCCTACTCCATCAAGTACCTCGAACCGCTCTACCTGGGCGGCGCCCGCTCCGGCGAGGTCACCACCGCCACCTCCAGCATCGACGCCTACGCCGACTACCTCGCGGCGGCCGAGGCCGGCGACACCGAGCGCGCCGACAAGGTGCTGCGCGCCATCGCCGACTACAACCGCGACGACTGCGTGTCCACCGCCCGGCTGCGCGCCTGGCTGGAGGACCTGCGCACCGAGAACGGCATCACCGCCCGCCCCACCGCCCAGGGCGAGCTGAGCGCCGAGGCCGCCGACGAGGCCGCCGCCGAGCGGCGGCGCCGCCGCGAGGAGCAGGAGGCGCGCCTGCGCGCCCTCACCGACCCCCTGCTCGAAGGCGTGCCCGAGGACCCCGCCGAACGCACCCCCGACCAGCGGGCCCGCGCGCTGCTGGCCGCCCTGGCGGGCTACTACCGCCGCGAGGAGAACCCCTCGTGGTGGGACTACTTCCGCCGCGTCTCGGCCCCCATGGAGGAGCTGGAGGCCGACAACGACTGCCTGGTGCCGGTGCGGGCGCGCGTGGGCGACTGGCAGGAGCCCACCGGTCGCCAGCGCAAGATGCGCCGCGAGATCGAGCTGCGCGCCGACCCCGCCCGCCCCCACCCCTTCACCACCGGCGACTCCGTGCGCCTGCTCTACCCCGGCGCCCCCGGCCAGGAGGCCGACACCGTCGACGCCGCCGTCGAGTCCGCCACCGCCGACCGCCTCACCCTCGTCGAGACCTCCGCACCCGGCCAGACCTACGCGCGGGCGCCGGCCGCGGTGCTGCCGGGCGCCCCCGTGCGCTCCTCGCCCAAGGACACCGCCCTGTGGACCCTGGCCGGGGCCGCGCTGGCCGACCTGCCGCGCCTGCCCGCCACCGCGGGTATCGACGTGCTGCGCCGCACCCCGCCGCGCACCCGCACCGGCGCGCCCCTGCCCGACCCCGCCGACCACGGCGGCGACCTGGTGGCCGCGGCGATCGCCGCCGTCGACGCCCTCGACGGCTCCTACCTGGCCGTGCAGGGCCCGCCCGGCGCCGGCAAGACCTACCTGGCCGCGCGCCTGATCACCCACCTGGTGGGCCAGGGGCGCACCGTGGGCGTGTGCTCCACCAGCCACAAGGCCGTGGAGAACGTGCTGGCCTCGGCCGTGCAGGCGGCCCGCATCGCGGGACTGGACCTGCCCTGCGCCAAGCGCCCGGCCAAGAAGCCCGACCCCAAGGCGGCGTGGGACCAGCCCAAGAGCCCCAAGGAGCTGGCGGCCTGGCGCGCCGCCCGCCCCGACGGCCACCTCGTGGGCGGCACCGCCTGGAACTTCGCCAACGAGGCGATGACCGCCGACCCCCTGGACGTGCTCATCATCGACGAGGCCGGGCAGTTCGCCCTGGCCGACACCCTCGCCGTCTCCGCCGCCGCCCGCGACCTGGTGCTGCTGGGCGACCCCCAGCAGCTGCCGCAGGTGGTGCAGGGCGCCCACGCGCCCGGCGCGGCCTCCTCGGCGCTGGAGCACCTGGTCGGCGGCGCCGAGATCATCGACCCCGCGCTGGGCTACTTCCTGGACCAGACCCGCCGCATGCACCCGGCGGTGTGCGCGCCGGTGTCCCACCTGTCCTACCGGGGCCGCCTCACCGCCCACCCGGTGGCCGCCGAGCGCGCCATGTCCGGCGTCGAACCCGGCCTCTACGCGCTGCCCGTGGCCCACACCGGGCGCGCCACCCACAGCCCCGAGGAGGTCGCCGCGGTGGTGGACGCCGCCGCGCGCCTGGTGGGCCGCTCCTACCGCGAGCCCGGCGCCACCGCCCCGCGCGAGATCACCGGCGAGGACATCCTGGTGGTGGCGCCCTACAACCTCCAGGTGCGGGCCCTGCGCCAGGCCCTGGAGCAGGCGGGCCTGGGCGAGGTGCGGGTGGGCACGGTCGACCGCTTCCAGGGCCAGGAGGCCCCGGCCGTCATCTGCTCGATGACCGTCTCCAGCGCCCTGGACGCCCCCCGGGGACTGGACTTCGTGCTCTCGCGCAACCGGCTCAACGTGGCGCTCTCGCGCGCCCAGACCGTGGCGGTGCTGGTGTACTCCCCCCGCCTGGCGGCCTCGGCGCCGCGCTCGGTGGCCGAACTGCGGGTGCTGGCCGGGTTCGCCGGCCTGTGCGAGCGGGCGCGCCCCTGGCCCGCGGCGCGCTGA
- a CDS encoding septal ring lytic transglycosylase RlpA family protein: MGHTQPSRRAVRARARRTRTAIATAAAGAGLVAAATAGAALAAGSGSGAASGATTPPPAQTAEAPRPDADAAADERRQRAEAWEQAAQDAVRPLSGTATEPRQQEPEEPAEDAADSGADTSGLTPTGEGGACEASMYSEPQPTASGEQFDPSAMTAAHKTLPMDTMVQVTNPDNGRSVTVRINDRGPYVEGRCLDLSTASFEQIASPSAGVVDVEWQVVG; this comes from the coding sequence GTGGGCCACACCCAGCCTTCACGCCGGGCCGTCCGAGCCCGCGCCCGACGCACCCGGACCGCCATCGCCACCGCCGCCGCCGGCGCGGGCCTCGTGGCCGCCGCCACGGCGGGCGCCGCGCTCGCCGCCGGATCCGGTTCCGGCGCCGCCTCGGGCGCCACCACGCCCCCGCCCGCCCAGACGGCCGAGGCGCCGCGGCCGGACGCCGACGCCGCCGCCGACGAGCGCCGCCAGCGCGCCGAGGCCTGGGAGCAGGCGGCCCAGGACGCGGTGCGCCCCCTCAGCGGCACCGCCACCGAGCCCCGACAGCAGGAGCCGGAGGAGCCCGCCGAGGACGCCGCCGACTCCGGCGCAGACACCTCCGGGCTGACCCCCACCGGCGAGGGCGGCGCGTGCGAGGCGTCCATGTACAGCGAGCCCCAGCCCACGGCCAGCGGCGAGCAGTTCGACCCCAGCGCGATGACCGCCGCGCACAAGACCCTGCCGATGGACACCATGGTCCAGGTCACCAACCCCGACAACGGCAGGTCGGTGACCGTGCGCATCAACGACCGCGGCCCCTACGTCGAGGGCCGCTGCCTGGACCTGTCCACCGCCTCCTTCGAGCAGATCGCCTCGCCCAGTGCCGGCGTGGTGGACGTGGAGTGGCAGGTCGTCGGCTAG
- a CDS encoding dual specificity protein phosphatase family protein — protein sequence MPSDALSAPSGSTDSSLPASAWHRDDPRHDRAAGAWVGAAAAGCLVDAPAALVTELVSASAADAGPGTAAAPATDSGPARLAGLIRAAITRIDAPLDLDTALADPHDRAFALAVRRACAEGRPPAPGTPVPAPGDPRGAALRAVTETPVPEPDLRGPSFPCRHFADAVRRALDLGGGVAALYAGALAGARWGASGVPLAAQRRLADIIAPRELVIRGVVMARGSDPASWPERSGYHTGDSKGIYLPFHTPHPYDPGVILGNLTYLRARPDIDAVVSLNRIGPEDVHTGVPARDRVEVWLADHPGANPNLPFVLEEAAAAVAALRAEGKRVLLHCAAGQSRTPAVAALYAVRSRGADVREALERVIRTVEGHLDNPELSATVAALSGDRLDDPAAELFPQGLPPRRHHPG from the coding sequence ATGCCCTCTGACGCCCTGTCCGCACCCTCCGGCTCCACCGATTCCTCCCTTCCGGCCTCCGCGTGGCACCGTGACGACCCGCGACACGACCGCGCCGCGGGCGCCTGGGTGGGCGCCGCCGCGGCCGGGTGCCTGGTGGACGCCCCGGCGGCGCTGGTCACCGAACTCGTCAGCGCGTCGGCCGCCGACGCCGGACCCGGCACCGCCGCCGCCCCCGCAACCGACTCCGGTCCCGCGCGCCTGGCCGGGCTGATCCGTGCCGCCATCACCCGCATCGACGCCCCGCTCGACCTCGACACCGCCCTGGCCGACCCCCACGACCGCGCCTTCGCGCTGGCGGTGCGCCGCGCCTGCGCCGAAGGCCGCCCGCCCGCCCCCGGCACCCCCGTCCCCGCGCCCGGCGACCCCCGAGGCGCGGCCCTGCGGGCCGTGACCGAGACGCCCGTGCCCGAGCCCGACCTGCGCGGCCCCTCCTTCCCCTGCCGCCACTTCGCCGACGCGGTGCGGCGCGCCCTCGACCTGGGCGGCGGCGTGGCCGCCCTCTACGCCGGCGCGCTGGCCGGCGCCCGCTGGGGCGCATCGGGCGTCCCGCTGGCGGCCCAGCGCCGCCTCGCCGACATCATCGCCCCCCGCGAACTCGTCATCCGCGGCGTGGTCATGGCGCGCGGCAGCGACCCCGCCTCCTGGCCGGAGCGCTCCGGGTACCACACCGGCGACTCCAAGGGCATCTACCTGCCCTTCCACACGCCCCACCCCTACGACCCCGGTGTCATCCTGGGCAACCTGACCTACCTGCGCGCACGGCCCGACATCGACGCCGTGGTGAGCCTCAACCGCATCGGCCCCGAGGACGTCCACACCGGGGTGCCGGCCCGCGACCGCGTCGAGGTGTGGCTGGCCGACCACCCCGGCGCCAACCCCAACCTGCCCTTCGTGCTGGAGGAGGCCGCCGCCGCCGTGGCCGCGCTGCGCGCCGAGGGCAAGCGGGTGCTGCTGCACTGCGCCGCCGGGCAGTCGCGCACTCCGGCCGTCGCCGCGCTCTACGCCGTGCGCAGCCGGGGCGCCGACGTGCGCGAGGCGCTGGAACGCGTCATCCGCACCGTCGAGGGCCACCTGGACAACCCCGAACTCTCGGCCACCGTCGCCGCCCTCAGCGGCGACCGCCTGGACGACCCCGCCGCCGAACTGTTCCCCCAGGGCCTTCCGCCGCGTCGCCACCACCCCGGCTGA
- a CDS encoding sirohydrochlorin chelatase — MAATAQRAPRGAAVLPRRPVGGGAAPTLLLAVHGTRDPRGTAAARGLARAAARRTGAPVRLAFADVLAPDVGEVAATAEGPLVVVPAFLAAGYHVRVDIPGQLERAGRADAVLTPALGGDDRLVTAAARRLRRSGWRPGDAVVLAAAGSSDPAARAEVADAAARLAAHLATPVAQAYVATARPTVCEAVARLREQGAARVGVAAWLLAPGLFHRRLAQAGADTVAAPLCPDPAVADIVAARYHAAVRAAA, encoded by the coding sequence ATGGCCGCCACCGCACAGCGCGCCCCCCGCGGCGCCGCCGTCCTGCCGCGCCGGCCGGTGGGCGGGGGAGCGGCACCGACCCTGCTGCTGGCCGTGCACGGCACCCGCGACCCGCGCGGAACGGCCGCCGCGCGCGGGCTGGCGCGCGCGGCGGCGCGGCGCACCGGCGCCCCGGTGCGGCTGGCGTTCGCCGACGTGCTGGCCCCCGACGTCGGCGAGGTCGCCGCCACCGCGGAGGGCCCCCTGGTCGTCGTGCCGGCGTTCCTGGCGGCCGGCTACCACGTGCGCGTGGACATCCCCGGGCAGTTGGAGCGCGCCGGCCGCGCCGACGCGGTGCTCACCCCCGCGCTGGGCGGCGACGACCGGCTCGTCACCGCCGCCGCACGCCGCCTGCGCCGGTCGGGGTGGCGGCCCGGGGACGCCGTCGTGCTGGCCGCGGCCGGGTCCTCCGACCCGGCCGCCCGCGCCGAGGTGGCCGACGCCGCCGCGCGGCTGGCCGCCCACCTGGCCACCCCGGTGGCCCAGGCCTATGTGGCCACCGCCCGCCCCACGGTCTGCGAGGCGGTCGCGCGGCTGCGCGAGCAAGGCGCCGCCCGCGTCGGCGTCGCCGCCTGGCTGCTGGCGCCCGGCCTGTTCCACCGGCGCCTGGCCCAGGCCGGCGCCGACACCGTCGCGGCCCCGCTGTGCCCCGACCCGGCCGTGGCCGACATCGTCGCCGCCCGCTACCACGCGGCCGTCCGCGCCGCCGCATAG
- a CDS encoding uroporphyrinogen-III synthase: MSATPSPLSAAGTGAEDPAPAPARPHTRGEPAATVAPLAGFTVAVTAARRADELAAMLRRKGAEVVCAPALRIVPLSDDQRLAAASRELIRRPADVVVATTGIGFRGWVEACETWGTAEPLLAAMHNSRLLARGPKAKGAIRAAGLTEEWSPPSESSAEVLDYLLATGVEGLRVAVQLHGEPLPDFCAALRLAGAEVVEVPVYRWTLPDDVAALDRLIEDITGGGVDAVTFTSAPAAAGLLDRAEAVGMRAPLVRALTRDALAMCVGPVTARPLMAYDVPTVWPGRARIGALVKRLAEELPGRFPSLPVAGHRLRLRGHAALVDGTVRPVSPALMRVLRELARRPGQVRDRADLLASLGGDADAHAVETAVARLRTALGDPKIIQTVVKRGYRLALDSGDCLPEGD; encoded by the coding sequence ATGAGCGCGACGCCTTCGCCCCTGTCCGCGGCCGGCACCGGCGCCGAGGACCCCGCACCCGCGCCGGCGCGGCCCCACACCCGCGGCGAGCCCGCCGCCACGGTCGCCCCGCTGGCCGGGTTCACCGTGGCGGTCACCGCCGCGCGCCGCGCCGACGAGCTGGCGGCCATGCTGCGCCGCAAGGGGGCGGAGGTGGTGTGCGCGCCGGCGCTGCGGATCGTGCCGCTCAGCGACGACCAGCGCCTGGCCGCGGCCTCGCGCGAGCTGATCCGCCGGCCCGCCGACGTCGTGGTGGCCACCACCGGCATCGGGTTCCGCGGCTGGGTGGAGGCGTGCGAGACCTGGGGCACGGCCGAGCCGCTGCTGGCGGCCATGCACAACTCCCGGCTGCTGGCGCGCGGCCCCAAGGCCAAGGGCGCCATCCGCGCCGCCGGGCTCACCGAGGAGTGGTCGCCGCCCTCGGAGTCCTCCGCCGAGGTCCTGGACTACCTCCTGGCCACCGGCGTGGAGGGGCTGCGCGTGGCCGTGCAGCTGCACGGCGAGCCGCTGCCCGACTTCTGCGCGGCGCTGCGCCTGGCCGGCGCGGAGGTGGTGGAGGTGCCCGTCTACCGGTGGACCCTGCCCGACGACGTGGCGGCGCTGGACCGGCTCATCGAGGACATCACCGGCGGCGGCGTGGACGCGGTCACCTTCACCAGCGCCCCGGCCGCCGCCGGGCTGCTGGACCGCGCCGAGGCCGTGGGAATGCGCGCCCCCCTGGTGCGGGCGCTGACCCGCGACGCCCTGGCCATGTGCGTGGGGCCCGTCACGGCGCGCCCGCTGATGGCCTACGACGTGCCCACCGTGTGGCCGGGCCGCGCCCGCATCGGCGCGCTGGTCAAGCGCCTGGCCGAGGAGCTGCCCGGGCGCTTCCCCAGCCTGCCGGTGGCCGGCCACCGGCTGCGGCTGCGCGGCCACGCCGCCCTGGTGGACGGCACGGTGCGTCCGGTCTCGCCCGCGCTGATGCGGGTGCTGCGCGAACTGGCGCGGCGCCCCGGACAGGTCCGCGACCGCGCCGACCTGCTGGCCTCCCTGGGCGGCGACGCCGACGCCCACGCCGTGGAGACCGCCGTCGCCCGGCTGCGCACCGCGCTGGGCGACCCCAAGATCATCCAGACGGTCGTCAAGCGCGGCTACCGCCTGGCCCTGGACAGCGGCGACTGCCTGCCCGAAGGAGACTGA
- the nirD gene encoding nitrite reductase small subunit NirD: protein MSTPTLPVRTERLWVAACRWDRLTPERGVAVLLPDGGQVAVFRTHDDVLYAVGNIDPFSGAAVISRGIVGDRAGEPTVASPMLKQVFSLRTGHCLDDPAVRLPTYAVRVRDGSIDVSTQPDEATT from the coding sequence ATGAGCACGCCAACCCTGCCCGTCCGCACCGAGCGGCTGTGGGTCGCCGCCTGCCGCTGGGATAGGCTCACCCCGGAGCGCGGGGTCGCCGTCCTCCTGCCCGACGGAGGACAGGTCGCCGTGTTCCGCACGCACGACGACGTGCTCTACGCCGTGGGCAACATCGATCCCTTCAGCGGCGCCGCGGTGATCTCCCGCGGCATCGTCGGCGACCGGGCGGGCGAGCCCACCGTCGCCTCTCCCATGCTCAAGCAGGTGTTCTCCCTGCGCACCGGTCACTGCCTGGACGACCCCGCCGTGCGGCTGCCCACCTACGCCGTACGCGTGCGCGACGGCTCGATCGACGTCAGCACCCAACCGGACGAGGCCACCACATGA